One window of the Salvia miltiorrhiza cultivar Shanhuang (shh) chromosome 6, IMPLAD_Smil_shh, whole genome shotgun sequence genome contains the following:
- the LOC130990896 gene encoding uncharacterized protein LOC130990896 codes for MAEPQHDSSPDSDEVAERFMEWVELQKQVLAPYSSQPVPEPACVERPRSYVHRDREEAHVRLMQDHFNDNLTYSHTFFRRRFRMQNELFLRFIDAVQGEDIFFHMNTDALDRDSFSPLQKCTSAIRQLATGVSADVFDEYLKVADFTGRVCLKKFCRAVIRAFGAYYLSANASFICTRRDTVFPGCSGA; via the coding sequence ATGGCGGAACCCCAGCATGATTCTTCGCCTGATTCCGACGAAGTAGCTGAAAGGTTCATGGAGTGGgtagagttgcagaaacaagtaCTTGCTCCATACTCCTCCCAACCGGTGCCAGAGCCGGCGTGTGTCGAACGTCCCCGATCATACGTACATCGTGATCGTGAGGAGGCCcatgtacgtcttatgcaagaccaCTTCAACGACAATCTGACATACAGTCATACTTTTTTTCGGCGTCGTTTTCGAATGCAAAATGAGCTGTTCTTGCGCTTCATCGatgctgttcaaggtgaagatattttcttccatatgaaCACTGATGCACTCGATCGAGACTCTTTCTctcctttgcagaaatgcacatCGGCTATCCGTCAATTAGCCACCGGGGTTAGTGCGGATGTATTcgacgagtatctcaaagtcGCCGACTTCACCgggcgtgtatgcctcaagaagttctgcagGGCAGTCATCCGGGCTTTCGGAGCCTATTACCTGTCGGCCAACGCCTCCTTCAtatgcacgaggcgcgacacggTTTTtccgggatgctcgggagcttAG